The Streptomyces clavuligerus genome includes a region encoding these proteins:
- a CDS encoding DUF5995 family protein yields MPITTEDINWQPRTALQALAALELLSSRLRESGDQRAVFIDVYAVITRRVVNVMHTEDHAGFLNPQWLSEVTGLFAEEALVATRRSLRGEPVTASSWRFATHYAAHRLTLPCQSALLGINAHINHDLGLVVHNYLRSHHERIDEAQMRRYHHDYQQVNRLLEQSLVECAQLLIDRYHCQVTTGVRRLPGVRQAGLHAFMSMLVSWRNQGWRDVLALWHDPDEQTQSRTLQRIDQRAGRIAQAIVLGPAAGQWVRGRRPPVSLHSASFSTVPW; encoded by the coding sequence GTGCCGATCACGACCGAGGACATCAACTGGCAGCCCCGCACGGCCCTCCAGGCCCTCGCGGCGTTAGAATTGCTCAGCAGCCGCCTGCGCGAGAGCGGGGACCAGCGTGCCGTCTTCATCGACGTCTACGCGGTCATCACCCGCCGGGTGGTCAACGTGATGCACACCGAGGACCACGCCGGATTCCTCAACCCGCAATGGCTCTCCGAAGTGACCGGCCTGTTCGCCGAGGAGGCCCTGGTCGCCACCCGTCGCTCTCTGCGCGGCGAGCCCGTCACCGCTTCCTCGTGGCGCTTCGCCACCCACTACGCCGCACACCGGCTGACGCTGCCGTGCCAGAGCGCGTTGCTGGGCATCAACGCGCACATCAACCACGACCTGGGCTTGGTCGTCCACAACTACCTGCGGTCCCACCACGAACGGATCGACGAGGCCCAGATGCGCCGCTACCACCACGACTACCAGCAGGTGAACCGACTCCTGGAGCAGTCCCTCGTCGAGTGCGCCCAGCTGCTGATCGACCGCTACCACTGCCAGGTCACCACCGGTGTCCGACGCCTGCCCGGCGTCCGGCAGGCGGGATTGCACGCATTCATGTCGATGCTCGTGTCCTGGCGCAACCAGGGCTGGCGGGACGTCCTCGCCCTGTGGCACGACCCGGACGAGCAAACGCAGTCCCGCACCCTGCAACGGATCGACCAGCGGGCGGGGCGGATCGCCCAGGCCATCGTCCTGGGACCCGCGGCGGGTCAGTGGGTACGTGGCCGCCGTCCACCCGTGTCCCTGCACAGCGCGTCCTTCTCCACCGTCCCCTGGTGA
- a CDS encoding GNAT family N-acetyltransferase — MINSKGSPDARKRFCSGGSACEIVAMSDAVIRRAEFDDAPALAAMRWRFKVEDGGDEVPQDEEGFTAGCERWLRSRMAGPWRVWLAEVDGRPCGHVFVCLVEKVPSPYPGSDALGYVTNFYVTPEQRNRGLGKALLDEVTRYARTHGLDTLIVWPSERSAPLYRRCGFDGPDELLEQPVAPS; from the coding sequence ATGATCAATTCCAAGGGGTCGCCGGACGCTCGTAAACGGTTTTGCTCCGGCGGATCGGCCTGCGAGATTGTGGCCATGAGTGACGCGGTTATCCGTCGGGCCGAGTTCGACGACGCGCCTGCGCTGGCAGCCATGCGCTGGCGGTTCAAGGTGGAGGACGGCGGAGATGAAGTCCCGCAGGACGAGGAGGGGTTCACCGCTGGATGCGAGCGGTGGCTGCGTTCCCGGATGGCCGGGCCGTGGCGTGTCTGGCTCGCGGAAGTGGACGGACGGCCTTGTGGTCACGTGTTCGTGTGTCTCGTGGAGAAGGTCCCGAGTCCCTACCCTGGCTCCGACGCCCTCGGTTACGTGACGAACTTCTACGTCACCCCGGAACAGCGCAACCGGGGCCTGGGCAAGGCCCTGCTCGACGAGGTCACCCGCTATGCGCGCACGCACGGCCTGGATACGTTGATCGTGTGGCCATCCGAGCGCAGTGCGCCTCTGTACCGGCGCTGTGGCTTCGATGGACCGGACGAGCTCCTCGAACAGCCTGTGGCGCCCAGCTGA
- a CDS encoding IS982 family transposase, protein MTNNLDTLATALYVKTDNLLKDSPQFAPQRPTVGIMPQLSDAELVTLAMMQAMLGFTSEARGLRHAGAHLRHLFPYLPQQPGYNKRLRKAAELIRCVTRTLARDTTLWSDDVWVADSTPVECGRSRETVKHSDLAGWAQYGYCASHSRYFWGLRLHLVCTLHGLPVAFALSGAKADERETLLDLLAVEPRLTAEHPGQTLIGDKNYFGREFEQRLADLGIRLLQPAREGEPQRAGSELFKPLRQVIESVNETFKGQLDLERHRGRTPGGVAVRVLQRILALTTAVWHNDRTGQPTMRALTAYDH, encoded by the coding sequence GTGACGAACAACCTGGACACCCTCGCGACCGCACTCTATGTGAAGACCGACAACCTGCTGAAGGACTCGCCGCAATTCGCCCCGCAGCGTCCGACCGTGGGCATCATGCCGCAGCTCAGCGACGCGGAGCTGGTGACACTGGCGATGATGCAGGCGATGCTGGGCTTCACCTCCGAGGCCCGCGGGCTGCGTCACGCCGGCGCCCACCTCCGCCACCTGTTCCCGTACCTGCCCCAGCAGCCCGGCTACAACAAGCGGCTACGCAAGGCCGCCGAACTGATCCGCTGCGTCACCCGGACACTGGCCCGCGACACCACGCTGTGGAGCGACGACGTGTGGGTGGCCGACTCCACGCCCGTCGAGTGCGGACGCTCCCGAGAGACCGTCAAACACTCCGACCTGGCCGGATGGGCCCAGTACGGGTACTGCGCCAGCCACTCGCGTTACTTCTGGGGGCTGCGGCTGCACCTGGTCTGCACCCTTCACGGTCTGCCGGTCGCCTTCGCACTCTCCGGGGCCAAGGCGGACGAGCGCGAGACCCTGCTCGACCTGCTCGCTGTCGAGCCCCGTCTCACCGCCGAGCACCCAGGACAGACACTGATTGGAGACAAGAACTACTTCGGCCGCGAGTTCGAGCAGCGGCTCGCCGACTTGGGCATCCGCCTCCTGCAGCCGGCCCGCGAGGGGGAGCCCCAGCGGGCCGGATCAGAGCTGTTCAAACCACTGCGGCAGGTCATCGAGTCGGTCAACGAGACCTTCAAGGGCCAGCTCGACCTCGAACGACACCGAGGCCGAACCCCCGGCGGGGTAGCCGTCCGAGTCCTGCAACGCATCCTCGCGCTCACCACCGCCGTCTGGCACAACGACCGCACTGGCCAGCCGACCATGCGCGCGCTCACCGCCTACGACCACTGA
- a CDS encoding cytochrome P450 has translation MFDTLARPEQLSDPYPFYDWLRANRPVHLDPDGTVYLSCYRDSALLKNPDIRDAAEGDGSSHTLNTYNQSLIKTVPPQHTDLRRMGAVAFDPDLLKRAGAQVRETAGHLADQVAEKPAHGDAADLHSMYSLPFTQRTAAIVFGIPDEDFDLLAALPGRMFSALYPKADPATLADADDASRALAAYVEDGLRRRRFTPDSGFDRLARMQDTASMDDLVRLCWLLWWASYTSSLAAIDLAVLTLLEHPHTIQALRERPDAWVKEALRYRSPHVINSANLTTSRPMTIGTVSVPAQTPVRFLISSMNRDPEAFPDADTFDPDRPAMPRHLTFGEGIHTCIGAKLARMELAIALTTLVDRIPDLALASAPVWRPYTTQRLVSSLLVTSSPTRN, from the coding sequence TTGTTCGATACCCTTGCCCGCCCCGAGCAGCTCAGCGACCCCTACCCCTTCTACGACTGGCTGCGGGCGAACCGTCCCGTCCATCTCGACCCCGACGGCACGGTGTACCTATCCTGTTACCGCGACTCCGCGCTTCTCAAAAACCCCGACATCCGCGACGCCGCCGAAGGCGACGGCAGCTCCCACACCCTGAACACGTACAACCAGAGCCTGATCAAAACTGTGCCCCCGCAGCACACGGACCTGCGCCGGATGGGAGCTGTCGCCTTCGACCCCGACCTGCTGAAGCGAGCCGGCGCCCAGGTCCGGGAAACAGCCGGGCACCTCGCGGACCAGGTGGCCGAGAAGCCGGCCCACGGCGACGCGGCGGATCTGCACAGCATGTACTCGCTGCCGTTCACGCAGCGGACCGCGGCGATCGTCTTCGGCATCCCCGACGAGGACTTCGACCTGCTGGCAGCCCTTCCCGGGCGCATGTTCTCCGCGCTCTACCCCAAGGCCGACCCCGCCACCCTCGCGGATGCCGACGACGCCTCCCGCGCCCTGGCCGCGTACGTGGAAGACGGCCTGCGCCGGCGGCGCTTCACCCCGGACTCCGGCTTCGACCGCCTTGCCCGCATGCAGGACACCGCCTCCATGGACGACCTGGTCCGGCTGTGCTGGCTGCTGTGGTGGGCGTCGTACACCTCGTCCCTGGCCGCGATCGACCTGGCGGTGCTCACCCTCCTCGAACACCCCCACACCATCCAGGCCCTGCGGGAACGGCCCGACGCCTGGGTCAAGGAAGCGCTGCGCTACCGCAGCCCACACGTCATCAACTCGGCGAACCTCACCACCAGCCGGCCGATGACCATCGGTACCGTGTCCGTTCCGGCGCAGACCCCTGTCCGCTTCCTCATCTCCTCGATGAACCGCGACCCCGAGGCCTTCCCGGACGCCGACACCTTCGACCCGGACCGTCCCGCTATGCCCCGCCACCTCACCTTCGGTGAAGGCATCCACACCTGCATCGGCGCGAAGCTCGCCCGCATGGAACTCGCCATCGCCCTGACCACGCTGGTGGACCGGATACCGGACCTCGCACTCGCCAGCGCCCCTGTCTGGCGCCCGTACACCACCCAGCGTCTGGTCAGCAGCCTCCTGGTCACCTCGTCCCCGACCAGAAACTGA
- a CDS encoding DUF6924 domain-containing protein, which produces MDTHGTYQGGRGRPAFTPSVPVRGVFPALPAADAALLVRTEFGDEAGWRALLVSLGGVDEDSWIGADGAADEPPGGGYPLRALVVDDPVFDGLAPGQVPALVPPGKHTPLVTLADVRTFTEPGRPLTAVDLYDAPGHIAVLPARMAGSMACNLEISNMDFHSYVLEDGTEPWWDN; this is translated from the coding sequence GTGGACACACACGGCACCTATCAGGGAGGCAGAGGCCGTCCCGCGTTCACCCCGTCCGTCCCGGTGCGTGGGGTGTTCCCGGCGCTGCCCGCCGCCGACGCCGCACTGCTGGTGCGCACGGAGTTCGGCGACGAGGCAGGCTGGCGCGCCCTGCTGGTCTCGCTGGGCGGGGTGGACGAGGACAGTTGGATCGGCGCCGACGGGGCTGCGGACGAACCCCCCGGGGGCGGCTATCCGTTGCGGGCTCTGGTCGTCGACGACCCCGTCTTCGACGGGCTCGCCCCGGGCCAGGTACCCGCGCTGGTCCCGCCCGGGAAGCACACCCCCCTCGTCACGCTCGCCGACGTGCGGACCTTCACCGAGCCCGGCCGCCCGCTGACCGCCGTCGACCTCTACGACGCACCCGGCCACATCGCCGTCCTGCCCGCCCGCATGGCCGGCTCGATGGCATGCAACCTGGAGATCAGCAACATGGACTTCCACTCCTACGTCCTCGAAGACGGCACCGAGCCCTGGTGGGACAACTGA
- a CDS encoding NUDIX hydrolase has translation MTAESSKAPAPRVQLVIGIIRQGDEVLLVRESLGVNGEILWSLPGGGVEDGELMNEALRRELREETGLLVGNPARTAFLMHIDSEQHPSALAVAFEIDEWSGDVAPEDDDIEQAAFFPLPDALKLLGKLDSATQRDPIVGYLTGVIAPGTTWLFRNRDKEETLVARW, from the coding sequence ATGACAGCAGAGAGTTCGAAGGCCCCAGCGCCCCGTGTGCAGTTGGTCATTGGCATCATCCGCCAAGGCGACGAGGTCCTGCTCGTGCGTGAGAGCCTCGGCGTCAACGGCGAGATTCTCTGGTCCCTCCCCGGCGGTGGAGTCGAGGATGGCGAGCTCATGAACGAAGCTCTCCGGCGCGAACTCCGGGAGGAGACAGGGCTGCTGGTGGGCAACCCGGCGCGGACCGCATTTCTCATGCACATCGACTCCGAGCAGCACCCTTCGGCGTTGGCCGTTGCCTTCGAGATCGATGAGTGGTCGGGAGACGTTGCGCCGGAGGACGACGACATCGAACAGGCCGCCTTCTTCCCTCTGCCTGACGCCCTGAAGCTGCTCGGCAAGCTGGACAGCGCAACGCAGCGGGACCCCATCGTCGGCTATCTGACCGGGGTCATCGCGCCGGGGACCACCTGGCTATTTCGCAACCGGGACAAAGAGGAGACGCTTGTCGCCCGCTGGTGA
- a CDS encoding RNA ligase family protein produces MTLLRTVDLTALNSATKYPSIPTYHELDPRNGGLLDTVTPFTGDVLLTEKIDGTNARIITFAGGDYVIGSREELLHARGDLIHNPALGIVETLRPLADRITPPQNGIRVHYVEVYGGKVGSASRQYTGDQRLGHRLFDVATIPLDILEHPLTAISTWRDNGGQHYHTEDELTLLAQTDTIATVPRLATLPATALPTGIDETHAFFLHHLTGTQAALDDGAGGRAEGIVLRTTDRSATAKARFQDYNRTIKRRNKH; encoded by the coding sequence ATGACCCTGCTGCGCACCGTCGACCTCACAGCCCTCAACTCGGCGACCAAGTACCCGTCCATCCCCACCTACCACGAACTCGATCCGAGGAACGGCGGCCTGCTCGACACCGTCACACCCTTCACCGGCGACGTCCTGCTGACCGAGAAGATCGACGGCACCAACGCCCGCATCATCACCTTCGCCGGAGGCGACTACGTCATCGGCAGCCGCGAGGAACTCCTCCACGCACGCGGCGACCTGATCCACAACCCCGCACTCGGCATCGTGGAGACTCTGCGCCCCCTCGCCGACCGCATCACCCCGCCCCAGAACGGTATCCGTGTCCACTACGTGGAGGTGTACGGCGGAAAGGTCGGCAGCGCGAGCCGCCAGTACACCGGCGACCAGCGCCTGGGCCACCGCCTGTTCGACGTCGCCACCATCCCCCTCGACATCCTGGAACACCCGCTCACCGCCATCTCCACCTGGCGGGACAACGGCGGACAGCACTACCACACCGAGGACGAACTCACCCTGCTGGCCCAGACCGACACCATCGCGACCGTCCCCCGCCTCGCCACCCTCCCCGCCACCGCGCTGCCCACCGGGATCGACGAGACCCACGCATTCTTCCTCCACCACCTCACCGGAACACAGGCCGCCCTGGACGACGGCGCGGGAGGCCGCGCCGAGGGCATCGTCCTGCGCACCACCGACCGGTCAGCGACCGCCAAGGCCCGCTTCCAGGACTACAACCGCACCATCAAACGCCGCAACAAGCACTGA
- a CDS encoding peptidase inhibitor family I36 protein — translation MKKRVLSLVAAALGAALTVPLAATPAHAAACREGFCLYYNSNLGGSHISLVRSVPDLAGYTFTTAGAGQGQRVKNNAASAHSLVICSVVVYFNSHYSGPADVYSYRQHHNLVNTYNDNASVLFVDSC, via the coding sequence ATGAAGAAGCGTGTTCTCTCCCTCGTTGCCGCGGCCTTGGGTGCCGCTCTGACGGTTCCTCTCGCGGCCACCCCGGCCCATGCAGCCGCCTGCCGGGAAGGATTCTGCCTCTACTACAACTCGAATCTCGGAGGTTCTCACATCAGCCTGGTCCGCAGCGTGCCCGACCTGGCGGGATACACCTTCACCACCGCCGGCGCCGGACAGGGACAGAGAGTGAAGAACAACGCAGCCTCCGCTCACAGCCTGGTCATCTGCTCAGTCGTCGTCTACTTCAACTCCCACTACAGCGGCCCCGCAGACGTTTACTCATACAGACAGCACCACAACCTGGTGAACACCTACAACGACAACGCCTCGGTGCTCTTCGTCGACTCCTGCTGA
- a CDS encoding GNAT family N-acetyltransferase, with protein MTATATLDRVHTDDLPRITALLTTARHRGQYDTTPAPERLEAVLGQRAGDARVARVGGRTVGFVTVGPTGLVGPPSTEALFCDLVVEDPSDGPLEASLTRWAHDTAATTHSGHHTLRTLRGAAVAVPAGFTEVRRIWRMDTALTPPAAARPVRPDLTFLSYTDDTGRALADSTWVNLINSAFAEHWGGYQPWTAERWRQRLAATGHQGLEILALRHSEPAGVLLARVTARAAGLGAADAGAAGAGTAGAGAAGFIEVVGTHPGHRRRGIAEALVHTALHHLAARGLRTAHLMVDASGSTRATELYARCGFHRHFDYVVAEQPLHNRPS; from the coding sequence GTGACGGCCACCGCGACCCTGGACCGCGTACACACCGACGACCTGCCCAGGATCACCGCCCTGCTCACCACCGCCCGCCACCGGGGCCAGTACGACACCACACCGGCCCCGGAACGCCTCGAAGCGGTACTCGGCCAGCGCGCGGGCGACGCGCGGGTGGCCCGTGTCGGCGGCCGGACCGTGGGCTTCGTGACCGTGGGACCGACCGGACTGGTCGGCCCGCCGTCCACGGAGGCACTGTTCTGCGACCTGGTCGTCGAGGACCCGTCGGACGGACCGCTGGAGGCGTCACTGACCCGCTGGGCCCATGACACCGCCGCCACGACCCACTCCGGACACCACACCCTGCGCACCCTGCGCGGAGCGGCCGTGGCCGTGCCCGCGGGGTTCACCGAGGTACGACGGATCTGGCGGATGGACACCGCGTTGACCCCACCCGCCGCCGCCCGGCCCGTGCGCCCGGACCTCACCTTCCTGTCGTACACCGACGACACAGGCCGTGCGCTCGCCGACTCGACCTGGGTCAACCTCATCAACAGCGCCTTCGCCGAACACTGGGGCGGCTACCAGCCCTGGACCGCCGAACGCTGGCGACAGCGCCTCGCGGCCACCGGTCACCAGGGCCTGGAGATACTGGCCCTACGCCACTCGGAACCCGCCGGGGTGCTACTCGCCCGGGTCACTGCGAGGGCGGCTGGTCTGGGGGCCGCCGATGCTGGGGCGGCCGGTGCGGGGACGGCCGGTGCGGGGGCCGCCGGGTTCATCGAAGTGGTCGGCACCCACCCCGGCCATCGCCGCCGCGGCATCGCCGAAGCACTCGTCCATACCGCCCTGCACCACCTGGCGGCTCGCGGCCTGCGCACCGCCCACCTCATGGTCGACGCGAGTGGCTCCACCCGAGCCACGGAGCTGTACGCCCGCTGCGGCTTCCACCGTCACTTCGACTACGTGGTCGCCGAACAGCCACTCCACAACCGCCCCTCATAG
- a CDS encoding APC family permease codes for MPDQPPRTTSRPGLRSGAVGIIPVAFVSVATIAPAASLYAGMLLVAPYGRGSTPFAVVLSLVACLMVATSIGQLARHLPSAGGLYTYNVAGLGRAAGFLVGWIYLLAYLLLPTIAALIFGYGLGSYLEHRFGFPSWTWAPIVVVSTLLALALAYRSIKQSSRVGIALGLFELVVFAAIALTLIFEAGSANAASVFLPEGSGVFPAMIFIVLNFIGFESSVTLAEEADLPRSTIPKAVIGSCLVAGAFYILCYYAATVYFGPDGFGGAQFALLGGGDPWGGLTTLVWGGAAILGSLAVWSGQAANVNASINPPTRVLFALSRAKLVPGPFDRVHPVHRTPATAILTLGAVSIALALVLPLLLGSPLKAFALLGTVLTLMLILVYMGTCASSTLYYWRKRRAEFRPFVHLICPLLGIGIFVPVFVAALGIDFAGLGIAPLAWPLSLAPWIVAAWLACGIAYYAHLRRRRPEAIDTIGTGATTEDVLTAPQPEAALKTEQGTEPAR; via the coding sequence ATGCCCGACCAGCCTCCCCGTACCACCTCCAGACCCGGTCTGCGCTCCGGCGCCGTCGGAATCATCCCGGTCGCCTTCGTCTCCGTCGCCACCATCGCACCGGCCGCCAGCCTCTACGCCGGAATGCTGCTGGTGGCCCCCTACGGCAGGGGCAGCACCCCGTTCGCCGTGGTCCTCAGCCTCGTCGCCTGTCTGATGGTGGCCACCAGCATCGGCCAGCTCGCCCGCCACCTTCCGTCCGCCGGAGGGCTCTACACCTACAACGTCGCCGGACTGGGCCGCGCGGCCGGATTCCTGGTCGGCTGGATCTACCTCCTGGCCTACCTCCTGCTGCCCACCATCGCCGCCCTCATCTTCGGCTACGGCCTGGGCAGCTACCTGGAGCACCGCTTCGGCTTCCCGTCCTGGACCTGGGCGCCCATCGTGGTCGTCAGCACCCTCCTCGCGCTCGCCCTCGCCTACCGCAGCATCAAGCAGTCCAGCCGGGTCGGCATCGCACTCGGACTGTTCGAGCTGGTCGTGTTCGCCGCCATCGCCCTCACCCTCATCTTCGAGGCCGGTTCCGCCAACGCCGCCTCCGTCTTCCTGCCCGAGGGCAGCGGCGTCTTCCCCGCGATGATCTTCATCGTGCTCAACTTCATCGGCTTCGAGTCCTCGGTCACCCTCGCCGAGGAGGCCGACCTGCCGCGCAGCACCATCCCCAAGGCCGTCATCGGCTCCTGCCTGGTCGCGGGCGCCTTCTACATCCTGTGCTACTACGCCGCCACCGTGTACTTCGGCCCCGACGGCTTCGGCGGCGCCCAATTCGCCCTGCTCGGCGGCGGAGACCCCTGGGGCGGACTCACCACCCTCGTCTGGGGCGGCGCGGCCATCCTCGGCTCCCTGGCGGTGTGGAGCGGACAGGCCGCCAATGTCAACGCCTCCATCAACCCGCCCACCCGCGTCCTCTTCGCCCTCTCCCGCGCCAAGCTCGTCCCCGGCCCCTTCGACCGCGTCCACCCCGTCCACCGCACCCCCGCCACCGCCATCCTCACCCTCGGCGCGGTCTCCATCGCCCTCGCACTCGTCCTGCCCCTGCTGCTCGGCTCCCCCCTCAAGGCGTTCGCCCTGCTCGGCACCGTCCTGACCCTGATGCTGATCCTCGTCTACATGGGCACCTGCGCCAGCAGCACCCTGTACTACTGGCGCAAGCGCCGCGCGGAGTTCCGACCGTTCGTCCACCTGATCTGCCCCCTGCTGGGCATCGGCATCTTCGTCCCGGTGTTCGTCGCCGCCCTCGGCATCGACTTCGCGGGCCTCGGCATAGCGCCCCTGGCCTGGCCGCTCAGCCTGGCCCCGTGGATCGTCGCCGCCTGGCTGGCCTGCGGCATCGCGTACTACGCCCATCTGCGCCGACGCCGCCCCGAAGCCATCGACACCATCGGCACGGGCGCGACGACCGAAGACGTCCTGACAGCACCCCAGCCAGAAGCGGCACTCAAGACGGAGCAGGGAACGGAGCCCGCCCGGTGA
- a CDS encoding fumarylacetoacetate hydrolase family protein, translating to MRWMTYDCPRTGPRTGLLSGDELHLLPGTTTLLDLLGDDGERLSAAAEQALTDPADIVTPDPARTGPPLRPPSIRESVGFLDHVRNTSPTRALDPRFTEFPPFYFSNPAAVTGPYTDIPLFPGTERFDYELEVGAVIGLPARDVKPEHAHRHIAGYILFCDWSARDLQLHEMGLGLGPAKGKDGANTLGPYLVTPDVLEHHRATSSHGSHGSPDTYDTYDLEMVAEVNGVLTSSGRLSAMDWTFADMIAYMSRGTTLLPGELIGSGTVPSGCLLEAFVQRPAAFRGWLQPGDVVRLEVQELGHTRQTILPSPAPHPLRTLTPEHRA from the coding sequence ATGCGCTGGATGACGTACGACTGCCCCCGCACCGGACCGCGGACCGGGCTCCTGTCCGGGGACGAACTTCACCTCCTGCCCGGCACCACCACGCTCCTCGACCTCCTCGGCGACGACGGCGAACGCCTCAGCGCCGCCGCCGAACAGGCCCTCACCGACCCGGCCGACATCGTCACCCCCGACCCCGCCCGCACCGGCCCCCCGCTGCGGCCCCCGTCCATCCGCGAGAGCGTCGGATTCCTCGACCACGTCCGCAACACCAGCCCCACCCGGGCCCTCGACCCGCGCTTCACCGAGTTCCCGCCGTTCTACTTCTCCAACCCCGCCGCCGTCACCGGCCCCTACACCGACATCCCGCTCTTCCCCGGCACCGAACGCTTCGACTACGAACTGGAGGTCGGCGCGGTCATCGGCCTCCCGGCGCGGGACGTCAAGCCCGAGCACGCACACCGGCACATCGCCGGGTACATACTCTTCTGCGACTGGAGCGCCCGGGACCTCCAGCTCCACGAGATGGGCCTCGGCCTGGGCCCCGCGAAGGGTAAGGACGGCGCCAACACCCTCGGGCCCTACCTGGTCACCCCGGACGTCCTCGAACACCACCGCGCCACAAGCTCCCATGGCAGCCATGGCAGCCCTGACACCTACGACACCTACGATCTGGAGATGGTCGCCGAGGTCAACGGCGTTCTCACGAGCAGCGGCCGGCTCTCCGCGATGGACTGGACGTTCGCCGACATGATCGCCTACATGTCACGCGGCACCACCCTGCTCCCCGGTGAGCTGATCGGTTCCGGGACCGTGCCCTCCGGGTGTCTCCTGGAGGCGTTCGTCCAGCGTCCCGCCGCCTTCCGGGGCTGGCTCCAGCCCGGGGACGTGGTGCGGCTGGAGGTCCAGGAACTGGGCCACACCCGCCAGACCATCCTGCCCAGCCCCGCCCCCCATCCCCTACGCACCCTCACCCCCGAACACCGCGCCTAG
- a CDS encoding MBL fold metallo-hydrolase codes for MPYGSQGRLHRLTGPCSAWIADHAGWGYSNAGLIVGGSSSLLVDTLFDLRLTGAMLAAMAPAVRDGPLRTVVNTHANGDHYFGNQLVPDAEIIASGSAAAHMVQDDVESLRADLRAPGPHGDHLRHVFGGFDFDGITVTPPTRTFDGELTLDLGGVEVRCLTAGPAHTEGDVIVHVPAARTVYVGDLLFSGGTPVAWAGPLSGWIAACDRILALGADTVVPGHGPVTGPHALRETRAYLTLVEEAATAGFHAGRSQQETVAALRLGRFGAWSEPGRLVQNVAAVYRHLDPTLPHLPHAELMMRMGDYEAAFRPETHVPEGVPHRCAG; via the coding sequence ATGCCGTACGGATCGCAGGGCCGACTGCACCGGCTCACCGGCCCCTGCTCGGCCTGGATCGCCGACCACGCCGGATGGGGCTACAGCAACGCCGGTCTGATCGTGGGCGGAAGCAGCTCACTGCTCGTGGACACCCTCTTCGACCTGCGCCTGACCGGGGCGATGCTCGCGGCCATGGCCCCCGCCGTGCGGGACGGCCCACTGCGCACCGTGGTCAACACCCACGCCAACGGCGACCACTACTTCGGCAACCAGCTCGTGCCCGACGCCGAGATCATCGCCTCCGGCAGCGCGGCGGCCCACATGGTCCAGGACGATGTGGAGTCGCTGCGCGCCGACCTGCGAGCCCCCGGCCCGCACGGCGACCATCTGCGCCATGTCTTCGGCGGCTTCGACTTCGACGGCATCACCGTCACCCCGCCGACCCGCACCTTCGACGGCGAACTCACCCTCGACCTCGGGGGCGTCGAGGTGCGCTGCCTCACCGCCGGCCCCGCCCACACCGAGGGGGACGTCATCGTCCATGTCCCCGCCGCCCGCACGGTCTACGTCGGCGACCTGCTGTTCTCCGGCGGCACACCCGTCGCCTGGGCCGGACCCCTGTCCGGCTGGATCGCGGCCTGCGACCGCATCCTCGCCCTCGGCGCGGACACCGTCGTCCCCGGCCACGGCCCGGTCACCGGCCCGCACGCCCTGCGCGAGACCCGCGCCTACCTCACCCTCGTCGAGGAGGCCGCCACCGCGGGCTTCCACGCGGGCCGTTCCCAGCAGGAGACCGTGGCCGCCCTCCGCCTCGGACGCTTCGGCGCCTGGAGCGAACCCGGCCGCCTGGTGCAGAACGTGGCCGCCGTCTACCGGCACCTCGACCCCACCCTGCCGCACCTCCCGCACGCCGAGCTGATGATGCGGATGGGCGACTACGAGGCCGCGTTCCGCCCCGAGACCCACGTCCCCGAGGGGGTCCCGCACCGATGCGCTGGATGA